The nucleotide sequence CGGTGGTTTCGCGGCCGCCGGGCGCCTGCTTGGCGTGCCCAAGTCGCGGCTGTCGCGACGGATTGCCGAGCTGGAAGAACGCTTGGACGCCCGCTTATTGCAACGAACGACCCGTCAACTGACCCTGACGGCCGTCGGCGAGCGCTACCTCGGGCACTGTCAGGCGATGTTGCTGGAGGCGGAGATGGCTGACGAAGCGGTCGTCAACATGTCCAGTGAGCCACGCGGCCGATTGCGTGTCAGTTGCCCGGTGGGTCTGGCGCACGAAATCCTGCCGACAATGGTCCCGGAGTTTCTCGCTACGTACCCGTTGGTGCAATTGGAGATGATGCTGATCAATCGCCGTGTCGACCTGGTGGCCGAAGGCATCGATGTCGCGTTGCGGGTACGGGAATTGGGCGACGAGGATCCACTGCTGGTGACTCGACGCCTGCGGCAGGCCCGCACCGCGCTGGTGGCGAGCCCGGAACTGGTGCGTGCTCGACAGATCGCGACCCTGG is from Pseudomonas mucidolens and encodes:
- a CDS encoding LysR substrate-binding domain-containing protein, with the protein product MQDLNDLYYFAKVVEAGGFAAAGRLLGVPKSRLSRRIAELEERLDARLLQRTTRQLTLTAVGERYLGHCQAMLLEAEMADEAVVNMSSEPRGRLRVSCPVGLAHEILPTMVPEFLATYPLVQLEMMLINRRVDLVAEGIDVALRVRELGDEDPLLVTRRLRQARTALVASPELVRARQIATLDDLKQLPVLGALEADRMVHLRILDPGGNSHDRVMEARLGTEDFLVRKACVLAGLGFTMLPMMYCEQELQSGRLVQLLPDWSLPGGWLQAVYPHRRGVSPAIRAWIDFMAHAFENCGDRPL